The following coding sequences lie in one Actinomyces capricornis genomic window:
- a CDS encoding glycoside hydrolase family 16 protein — protein sequence MMTHYGIRRIAALTAAGMASACLAGCWPAPGDAGAGGPGSTSTVGPAAEQPGAPGESQGPAADEGGGAAPSPSLDAPAQPSPAASAAAPSGPASPLAPSAAPPEAGGPSSTTPQPPAAGPGTAGPTAPETGSGQAPESPGTGGPGSTGSPGSEPGHDQSQAQIEGWSIDFFDGFDTPLEQTKWERYGWGDPPVGHGAMGVMSQRNSFTRDGSLVIRTQYENGQWSAGGAGSKFVHTASYGRWEVRARFPQAKGIGYAFLLWPADEGWPPEIDFAEGRVNGPQVMGVYHWDPDNKQEHRFMDHHDMSGWHTYGVIVEPDLITFTLDGRPWGTIEHPSVTDKQMFIGFQTGAMDPNGWQSSTETVDGGVPGPLTPAVSDIEIDYVAHYTRN from the coding sequence ATGATGACGCACTACGGCATACGGAGAATCGCCGCCCTGACGGCGGCGGGGATGGCATCGGCCTGCCTGGCCGGCTGCTGGCCGGCCCCCGGGGACGCGGGAGCCGGCGGACCGGGGTCCACGAGCACAGTGGGCCCGGCGGCCGAGCAGCCCGGGGCCCCCGGGGAGTCTCAGGGGCCGGCGGCCGATGAGGGCGGGGGCGCGGCGCCCTCACCCTCCCTGGACGCCCCCGCGCAGCCGAGCCCCGCCGCAAGTGCCGCAGCGCCGTCGGGCCCCGCCTCGCCCCTGGCTCCGTCAGCGGCGCCGCCCGAGGCAGGGGGGCCGTCGTCGACGACGCCCCAGCCGCCAGCAGCAGGGCCGGGCACCGCGGGGCCCACCGCGCCGGAGACCGGCAGCGGGCAGGCGCCCGAGAGCCCGGGAACGGGAGGACCGGGCAGCACCGGCTCACCCGGCTCCGAGCCCGGCCACGACCAGTCCCAGGCGCAGATCGAGGGCTGGAGCATCGACTTCTTCGACGGCTTCGACACGCCCCTGGAGCAGACGAAGTGGGAGCGCTACGGCTGGGGCGACCCGCCGGTGGGCCACGGCGCCATGGGCGTGATGTCCCAGCGCAACTCCTTCACCCGCGACGGCAGCCTCGTCATCCGCACCCAGTACGAGAACGGGCAGTGGAGCGCCGGGGGCGCCGGCTCGAAGTTCGTCCACACCGCCTCCTACGGCAGGTGGGAGGTGCGCGCGAGGTTCCCGCAGGCCAAGGGCATCGGCTACGCCTTCCTCCTGTGGCCCGCCGATGAGGGCTGGCCCCCGGAGATCGACTTCGCCGAGGGGCGAGTCAACGGCCCCCAGGTCATGGGCGTCTACCACTGGGATCCGGACAACAAGCAGGAGCACCGCTTCATGGACCACCACGACATGAGCGGCTGGCACACCTACGGCGTGATCGTGGAGCCCGACCTCATCACCTTCACCCTCGACGGCCGGCCCTGGGGCACCATCGAGCACCCGAGCGTGACGGACAAGCAGATGTTCATCGGCTTCCAGACCGGCGCCATGGACCCCAACGGCTGGCAGAGCAGCACCGAGACCGTCGACGGCGGTGTGCCCGGGCCGCTGACGCCTGCGGTCAGCGACATCGAGATCGACTACGTCGCCCACTACACCAGGAACTGA
- a CDS encoding ATP-dependent Clp protease ATP-binding subunit — MSDWPIGPGSPFDDIFERFFGPSGPRRAPVQRVDLSRLLTESAKSLLAEAVDEAAERGNSEVTPEHVLLAAATSPEGRSILTDAGLSPQEVADTVGGWLDGLPTGDDAPRLGPRLRLAIQVAQQHAARTGADYISPESILIGIASNSDNPAARLLTRRPIEPGRGERPLAGGRGGHPQSTTPTLDEYGTDLTDQARAGELDPVVGRAEEIEETVEILARRRKNNPVLIGDPGVGKTAIVEGIAQRVVNGDVASSLAGARVIALDMGAVVAGAKYRGEFEERLKKILDEVEASQERIILFIDELHTVVGAGTGGEGSMDAGNLLKPALARGKLHAIGATTIDEYRKYIEKDAALERRFQPVLISEPSVEDTIEILHGLRDVYEAHHGVTYTDEALTAAAELSDRYITDRFMPDKAIDLLDQAGARARLKARTPDADTKALEDRVAALSREIDEAVAVEDFTRAGELKSQRQEAEAALEASSESATPVVDTQDVAEVVSRRTGIPVADLTAEEKTRLLGLEDALHHRVIGQGEAVAAVAAAVRRGRAGLSDPGRPLGSFLFLGPTGVGKTELAKALAEAVFGDEGRMIRLDMSEFQEKHTVSRLVGAPPGYIGYDEGGQLTDRVRRQPYSVILFDEVEKAHPDVFNTLLQLLDDGRLTDAQGRTVDFTHTIVIMTSNLGAHLILDHEGDLAEIEPQIMELLHSHFRPEFLNRIDETVIFHRLTQAELREIIDLILARTRRLLAAQDVALEVSDGAKDLLVQEGFDPGLGARPLRRTVQRELDNRISALLLDGAAQPGDTVVVEVTDGDLELSVTRGQKPGESSEDEPA, encoded by the coding sequence ATGAGCGACTGGCCCATCGGCCCCGGTTCCCCCTTCGACGACATCTTCGAGCGCTTCTTCGGCCCCTCGGGCCCCCGGCGCGCCCCCGTGCAGCGCGTGGACCTCTCCCGCCTGCTGACCGAGTCGGCCAAGAGCCTGCTGGCCGAGGCCGTCGACGAGGCCGCCGAGCGGGGCAACAGCGAGGTCACCCCGGAGCATGTCCTGCTGGCGGCCGCCACCTCCCCCGAGGGGCGGTCCATCCTCACCGATGCCGGCCTGTCACCCCAGGAGGTCGCCGACACGGTCGGGGGCTGGCTCGACGGCCTGCCCACCGGGGACGACGCACCCCGCCTGGGCCCGCGCCTGCGCCTGGCCATCCAGGTCGCCCAGCAGCATGCGGCCCGCACCGGGGCGGACTACATCAGCCCCGAGTCCATCCTCATCGGCATCGCCTCGAACTCCGACAACCCGGCCGCCCGCCTCCTGACCCGCCGGCCCATCGAGCCCGGCCGGGGCGAGCGGCCCCTGGCCGGTGGCCGGGGCGGCCATCCCCAGAGCACAACGCCGACCCTGGACGAGTACGGCACGGACCTGACCGACCAGGCCCGGGCCGGCGAGCTCGACCCCGTCGTCGGGCGCGCCGAGGAGATCGAGGAGACTGTGGAGATCCTGGCGCGGCGCCGCAAGAACAACCCGGTGCTCATCGGGGATCCGGGCGTGGGCAAGACGGCCATCGTCGAGGGCATCGCCCAGCGCGTGGTCAACGGGGATGTGGCCTCCTCCCTGGCCGGGGCGCGCGTCATCGCCCTGGACATGGGGGCGGTGGTCGCCGGGGCGAAGTACCGCGGAGAGTTCGAGGAACGGCTCAAGAAGATCCTGGACGAGGTCGAGGCCTCCCAGGAGCGCATCATCCTGTTCATCGACGAGCTGCACACGGTGGTGGGGGCAGGCACCGGGGGCGAGGGCTCCATGGATGCCGGCAACCTGCTCAAGCCCGCGCTGGCGCGCGGCAAGCTCCACGCGATCGGGGCGACCACCATTGATGAGTACCGCAAGTACATCGAGAAGGATGCGGCCCTGGAGCGGCGCTTCCAGCCGGTGCTCATCAGCGAGCCCAGCGTGGAGGACACCATTGAGATCCTCCACGGCCTGCGCGATGTCTACGAGGCCCACCACGGGGTCACCTACACCGATGAGGCCCTGACCGCCGCGGCCGAGCTGTCCGACCGCTACATCACCGACCGCTTCATGCCCGACAAGGCCATCGACCTGCTCGATCAGGCGGGGGCCCGGGCGCGGCTGAAGGCCCGCACCCCCGACGCCGACACCAAGGCCCTGGAGGATCGGGTGGCGGCGCTGTCCCGGGAGATCGATGAGGCGGTGGCCGTCGAGGACTTCACCAGGGCCGGGGAGCTGAAGTCCCAGCGCCAGGAGGCCGAGGCCGCTCTGGAGGCCTCGAGCGAGAGCGCCACACCCGTCGTCGACACCCAGGACGTGGCCGAGGTGGTCTCCCGCCGCACCGGCATCCCCGTGGCCGACCTGACCGCGGAGGAGAAGACCCGCCTGCTGGGGCTGGAGGATGCCCTGCACCACCGGGTCATCGGGCAGGGCGAGGCGGTGGCGGCCGTGGCCGCGGCGGTGCGGCGAGGGCGGGCGGGGCTGTCCGACCCGGGTCGCCCCCTGGGCTCCTTCCTGTTCCTGGGCCCCACGGGCGTGGGCAAGACCGAGCTGGCCAAGGCCCTGGCCGAGGCCGTGTTCGGCGATGAGGGGCGGATGATCCGCCTGGACATGTCGGAGTTCCAGGAGAAGCACACGGTCTCTCGGCTGGTGGGCGCCCCTCCCGGCTACATCGGCTACGACGAGGGCGGCCAGCTCACCGACCGGGTGCGCCGCCAGCCCTACTCGGTCATCCTCTTCGATGAGGTGGAGAAGGCCCACCCCGATGTCTTCAACACCCTCCTGCAGCTGCTCGACGACGGGCGCCTGACCGACGCCCAGGGGCGCACCGTGGACTTCACCCACACGATCGTCATCATGACCTCGAACCTGGGGGCCCACCTCATCCTGGACCATGAGGGCGACCTGGCCGAGATCGAGCCGCAGATCATGGAGCTGCTGCACAGCCACTTCCGGCCGGAGTTCCTCAACCGGATCGATGAGACGGTGATCTTCCACCGCCTGACCCAGGCCGAGCTGCGCGAGATCATCGATCTCATCCTGGCCCGCACGCGGCGCCTGCTGGCCGCCCAGGATGTTGCCCTGGAGGTCAGCGACGGGGCCAAGGACCTGCTGGTTCAGGAGGGCTTCGACCCGGGCCTGGGCGCGCGCCCGCTGCGGCGCACAGTGCAGCGCGAGCTGGACAACCGGATCTCGGCCCTCCTGCTCGACGGCGCCGCCCAGCCTGGGGACACCGTCGTCGTGGAGGTCACGGACGGGGACCTGGAGCTGTCGGTGACCCGCGGCCAGAAGCCCGGCGAGAGCAGCGAGGACGAACCTGCGTGA